In Desulfurococcaceae archaeon MEX13E-LK6-19, the genomic window AGGCGGCTATTGTCGCTGTCAATGATGTTATTAAGCTTAGTTTAACGGCAAAAACAGCCTCTTCAGAAAAAATCATTTGTAGCGACTTTAAGCCAGCCCAAGTAATAGTTGACACTACTATATACAAAAACAATAGAGCCATAATACACGGTAAGAGCAGTGGAGCGTATTCAGCCACTCGTTGCATTAATCTCTGGTACCTCGGCATAGGGTGCATATTCTCTAGCCTCTTCTATTGTCGCGAAGTAATGGTATTTCCTAAAGACTTCTTTAGCGAACTCCGAGGTTGTAACGAATTCTATGAATTTCAGAGCAAGGTCTATGTTCTTACAGAACTTGGTTACACCTATGGGTATATAGGAGATCTTTGGTATTTGCTCCGGTTTAAGCCATATGATCTCTGTTTTATCCGGGTACCAGTAGTGGAAAACATGCCAGCCGATAATAGCATCAACAGCTCCTGTGGCAGGCAACATGGCTGTCTTTGAGCAGCTTTCAGCATAAACAACAATATTATCTTTGACAACATCATATAATCCATTGTACTTAAGTAGATCAACCGCATATTCTCCTACACAAACAGTCTCAGGATCACCTATACCAATCCTTACTCCAGGTTTCGCCAAGTCTTCGAGACTAGTGATATTCTTTGGGTTACCCTTGGGGACGATTATTGCTGGCACAAGGTATGCAACTATCTTCACAGTATTAGGGTCGACTACACCATCCTCAATAGCCTTTATCATGTAATCAGGGGAGCCAGGAGCAAAAATATCGCCATCTTTTGTTATCTCTAGGACAGTAAGGACTTTACCAGAACCACTGAAATACGCCTCGACTTTAATCCCTGTTTCTTTCTCAAACTCCTCGATTATCTCTCTCCAAGGCTTCTCGGCTGCAGCACCAGCAAAGAACTTCAATACAGGTCTTTCTTCTTCTCTAGCAAGGCTATTGATTACATTGGATAAAGCAAATCCAACAATCACGCCAATAATAAATACACCAATTATAATCACTGTGTACTTCATAACAAATCCCTCATCTTGTAAATAAGCGTGCTTGACAATTAAAAATATTTATGGGAAAATAATTCAAACAATTCTGTTTGACAAAAAGAGCCTACAAGCAATAACGGTTTTACACATCATGTGGAGTAACAGGTTGATTACCAAGGACAAGAACATACTGGTATGATGCTTCTTTAAGACAAATAGCAGAGACTATAACTCATTACCAAAAACATTAAGAAATCATCAATTATATTGACGGGCTATCCTCCCGTAGCGACTCTAACTAGTTTAACATCATCACCTTCCTTCACGATGTAATCTAGGTCTTCTATCAAGTGGTTATTTACAAGTACTGCTACATCATCTTCGTCAAAATCAAACCGCTCAAGAATATCCCTGACCCTCAATTCTTTCTCCTCAAACTCTATAACCTTCCTATCAGGTATCAACAAAACCTTAATCATAATCGATGCATCCCCACATTTCCTATTTGAATAGAACATGTTACATTAGGAGGCTGATATACTTATCCAACCAATACTTGTAACAGATTCAACGCTGATAACAATATTTCGACTGATATTAATGGCATGATTTTCTTTTATAGGGTTTAACAAATATTAGTAATAGTAGGTGATGAAGGCCAGGACAAAAGAGCCCGTAGTGGGCAATGACTTCAACCCTGGTTACTGAAGTTTTTTCAGGTCATATTTTGCGGAGCTATGAATATATTGCTTAGAGCTAAAGAAGAGACTTAATTTAATATGTATCTTAAAATAATGCTTTATTAATTACTATTATGTGTTTATGTATGTGTAGAAAATTAATAGTGAACATTAATAATCATGGTGTTGAAGCTATGTTAAAGAAAGTATGCTATTTCATAGACTACTATCCTGACCTTGCTGTCTTTATCAGTGTCTTGATTACATCTCTACTCCAGGCGGTTATCGGTAATAGTATTGATGTCTTGGTGTTCGCTATCTTCATGATGTTGATTAGCTTTGCGGTCACACTCCCGGTAAACATCATAGTAAAGAATATGCTCAGAACAAAGCGGCCGAAGAACTACTATGACCACTATGGATGTGTGAAAAATGTGTTTGAAGGATCTTTCCCGTCGTTCCATGCGCAATTCGCGTTTAGTGTAGCAACATCATATATCGTGGCAATATACTTCACGAGCCCTGAGAGCATCCGTTTGCTTGCAACAATACTAGCAATTCTTACCTCAGGAGTAACAGCTCTAATAGTTGCATGGTCAAGGGCTTGCCTAGGCGTACACTATCCTGTAGACATTGTAGGAGGTATTATCATAGGGTTCGTAACCGGGTTTGCAACCGCCTATACACTAGTATCGCTCCTAAAGAATACGCCGATGATATACCAGATTATAGGTTGTATGATCTTCTTTGCCTCGATATACTTGCTCTCAAGAAAAGCGAGAATAAAGAGGGCGTCGGCAGTCTATATCAATCCCGAATAGTTACATGATTAAACATTGATCTAAAACTGAATACCGTATAGATGCCCTTGTAACAACACATACATGACTACTTTATTACCTGGCTTGCTACTGTATTTCCTAATGGAGTGAAGAGAATTGCACGGACTGACTCCCGTGATGATCCTCCACCGGGTCTGACCGTTTTCTCTAAAGCCTTACCTTTTCCAGAAGATGCCTTACTTCCTTGAGGTATGGTGCAGCCCATTCTGTTTTGAGGAATTTCTCTGGTGTTGCAACGATCTTTAGTTCTCCCTCCTCTATGTAGGCTATCTTGTCGGCTAAGTATACCGCTTCTGCTAGGTGATGAGTCACATGAATTGCTGTGAAACCCAGTTTCTTATGGAGTTCCTTGAGGAACTCCATGGCTTTTGTTTTTATCCGAGGGTCCAGGTTAGAGAAGGGCTCGTCAAGCAATAGTATCCTGGGCTCTACTACTAGTGCTCTAGCAAGTGCTACACGTTGCTGTTCACCACCAGATAATGTACGTGGTTTTCTATAGAGTATTTTCTCCAAACCAAGAGTACGTGCTATTCCGATTACTTTCTTCTTGATTACTTCCTCGCTTTGCCCTCGTGCACGAAGCCCATAAGCTATATTATCGTAAACACTCATGTGTGGGAATAACCCATAGTCCTGTGGTATAATAGTTATTCCTCTCTTTTCTGGGGGCTCATGTGTGACATCAACACCGTCTATAATGATCCGTCCTCTCCTCGGCTTTATCACTCCTAGTAGCGTGTAGAGTAGAACAGTTTTCCCTACACCACTAGGCCCCATGATAACAAGATACTCTCTATCATTAACCACGAGTTCCTCTATCCAAAGCCTAAAGTCTTTGAGTTCCACGAGCAGATCCTCTACTTTAATCATCTACGCGTCACCACCATTCTTAATAGTGTGAACAGGATGAGCGAGACTACTACCAGTACTATTGATAAAGCTATAGCATACTGGAGTCCATAGGTGTTAAACCATTCTATGACAAGAACGTTGATTGTTTTTGGATAATACGCTACTATCAGTATAGCGCCTACCTCGCTTACTGCACGAGCCCACGATAGTATGAACCCTGCTATAATGCTGTGGAATGAGATCGGGAGTGTTACAGTGAAGAAGACCCTCCATGGGCTTGCACCGAGGCTCCTAGCTATATATTCGTACATGGGGTCAACGTCTTGTATGCCCACCTTAACTGTATCAATCATTATCGGTGCTGAGACGAACAACATTACCGCCACTATACCCCAGAAACTATCGGCAATAGGTATCCCCAGAGTGCTTGTTACTGATGAAAACAAGCCGCGTCTACTATATGCCACAAGAATCATTATACCAGCTACAGCATGGGGTATCATCAGCGGGATATCGATTAGCCCCTCGAGTATATTCTTGCCTGGGAAATCCTTTCTGGCGAGAATGTATGCTAGTGGAATACCGATGACCAAGAGTAGTATTGATGAGAGTGTTGCAGCAAGCATAGTCCTATAGAATGCAGCCCAAGCTTCTTCCGCGAGAACACGGTCTTTAAACAAGGCTTTCTCGAATACCATGGGATCCATCATGAGGAACAATGCGATAATTGGTGCCAAGAGGAACAGTATTGTTATAGATGATAAAACCGCTATTGTCAGAAAAAACGATTCAAACCTATAGAACTTCTTAGACATAGAGGATCCTCTCATCCCTAGCCTTTGAGCTCCTCTGGTACATCACCATAGAATATCGGCTTTTCGAGGAAAGGCTGTCCTAGGCTGTTGAATATCTCTCTTCCTGTATCACTGAGCAGTAGCTTAATGAACTTTATTGCTAGATCCCTGTTTTCAGCGTTTAAAGGTATTGTGGCTCCGTATGTTATTGTCTTGATTAATATGCTTCTCTCGTCATCTGTGCCAACAAGAATCTTTACTGTTACCCTGTTGTAGACTTGTTCTAGTGATGGGTCGCTCAAGTTTATTTCCTTAGGCAGCTCTATGTAGCTGAGATTGTGTTGCACGGCAACACTCTTGTACTCAAAAGCGTAATCAAGCACGCCGCTTTCAAGCAGTGAAATCAGGTCAACACTCTTAGGCCTAATCATGAGATCATCTGCATATACCTGGAGATTAGCCGGGACGGTGACTATTGCCGTGTTATTCGATATTTCTACCTTTATGTTCGTCTTATTCGTTATGAGACCAAGTATCGATGGGTCGTTATAGTACATGCTGGCAAGCACTATAACCGCTACACTACGATAGCCACAGGGGTCTTTATTGGGGTCTGAGAAACCCCATTTGACGTCTTCTCGTGCCAGGATCTCATACCATTTGTCTGGATGCTCTCTTAGTTCATCAGCGTATTTCGACGTATTCGTGAACGCTAGGACTACCTCGTTTGTAGCGAACACGACGTACCAACTAGCATAATCAGGGATCATGTATTTCTTTATGAGAGTATAATCGGCTACAGCCAGGACATCAGCTGTTTTACCTAGATCGGTTATTTTCCTTACAGCTTCAACACTACCACTAGCCTCTATGTGTACTTTAACACCATATTCTTTCTCATAAATTGCTGCTAGTTTCTGTAATGGTATTCTCAGCGAGCCTGCACAAAAGATCTTTAAGGTTTTCTCTTCACCCATGAACCACATGAAGTAGGCGATAGCAATGCCCGCTATGAGGGCTATTGCTATAGCTATTATTAGGATGTAGTTTCTCGACAACTGCTACACCTGAGAGGACTCTTTTTCCCGCAATAATACTCGGTGGGCTCTAGTTTAAAAACATTTATGGTATGCTATCTGTTATGGTGTTCTATGAGTTTATCGAACAAATGGGATCGTGAGACAAGTATTTTTGACCCTAATACAAGATATATGGCTAGGCTATGATGTTATGCTTGAGGTTATAGTTCGTAGTAAACGCGATGCAGACGCTATGAAGGCTGTGTTTAGGACGTTTTATGGTGAATGGGATTTCAGAGTACATACTCTGCATGGTGCACGTAGTCTTGACAAAGCATTAGAAGAGATCAAGGATATTGTTGACGATGATAAATTCTATGTGTTGCTTCTTGGCAGAGAAGATGAGAAGGTCGCTATGGAGCTTGATCACATTCTGCCACCTAATATCGCTGTACATATTGTCCCACGGGCAAAGATAAGGAATACGCGTATAGAACACTTGGCACACGAACTCGATGTTGCAAGAAGCAAGATCAGGCTTGCGGTATGCTGGGACAATGACTCTAAAACATATGTTTTCATGTTACGCTCGGGAGATAGGCTCCCAGGGTATGAGTATAATCCTGCTTATGATGTATTCCTTGGTTTAAACACGTGTATGCTCGAGGAGATTCTTGGAGGAAAAATTTGTGGTACACCGCTTTTGGTTAGGAAGTTTGGTGGAGAACATGACGTATATTGTGGCAAAGAGCTTGTGGGTAAGCTAGAGATACCTGATGAAGGGTTTAAGCCTACGGGGAAGCTCTTCAAGCAACCCGATGGTGATGTTGGTACTAGTCTTGATAAGGTCATTGAGGTTAATAGGAAGTCTATGGAACTCTATGAGAGAGTCTCAAAGAGCTTCCTAAGCAAGTATAGAGACTGGGCTGACACAGTGATAGTACCGTGGAGTGGTGGTAAAGATAGTACTGCAGCTCTCCTCCTAGCCCTGGATGTTTTCCCGAAGAACAAGATCAAGGTTATGTTCGCTGATACAGGAACGGA contains:
- a CDS encoding MoaD/ThiS family protein, which produces MIKVLLIPDRKVIEFEEKELRVRDILERFDFDEDDVAVLVNNHLIEDLDYIVKEGDDVKLVRVATGG
- the modA gene encoding molybdate ABC transporter substrate-binding protein; this translates as MKYTVIIIGVFIIGVIVGFALSNVINSLAREEERPVLKFFAGAAAEKPWREIIEEFEKETGIKVEAYFSGSGKVLTVLEITKDGDIFAPGSPDYMIKAIEDGVVDPNTVKIVAYLVPAIIVPKGNPKNITSLEDLAKPGVRIGIGDPETVCVGEYAVDLLKYNGLYDVVKDNIVVYAESCSKTAMLPATGAVDAIIGWHVFHYWYPDKTEIIWLKPEQIPKISYIPIGVTKFCKNIDLALKFIEFVTTSEFAKEVFRKYHYFATIEEAREYAPYAEVPEINATSG
- a CDS encoding ABC transporter permease, producing the protein MSKKFYRFESFFLTIAVLSSITILFLLAPIIALFLMMDPMVFEKALFKDRVLAEEAWAAFYRTMLAATLSSILLLVIGIPLAYILARKDFPGKNILEGLIDIPLMIPHAVAGIMILVAYSRRGLFSSVTSTLGIPIADSFWGIVAVMLFVSAPIMIDTVKVGIQDVDPMYEYIARSLGASPWRVFFTVTLPISFHSIIAGFILSWARAVSEVGAILIVAYYPKTINVLVIEWFNTYGLQYAIALSIVLVVVSLILFTLLRMVVTRR
- a CDS encoding ATP-binding cassette domain-containing protein, with product MIKVEDLLVELKDFRLWIEELVVNDREYLVIMGPSGVGKTVLLYTLLGVIKPRRGRIIIDGVDVTHEPPEKRGITIIPQDYGLFPHMSVYDNIAYGLRARGQSEEVIKKKVIGIARTLGLEKILYRKPRTLSGGEQQRVALARALVVEPRILLLDEPFSNLDPRIKTKAMEFLKELHKKLGFTAIHVTHHLAEAVYLADKIAYIEEGELKIVATPEKFLKTEWAAPYLKEVRHLLEKVRL
- the wtpA gene encoding tungstate ABC transporter substrate-binding protein WtpA codes for the protein MLIIAIAIALIAGIAIAYFMWFMGEEKTLKIFCAGSLRIPLQKLAAIYEKEYGVKVHIEASGSVEAVRKITDLGKTADVLAVADYTLIKKYMIPDYASWYVVFATNEVVLAFTNTSKYADELREHPDKWYEILAREDVKWGFSDPNKDPCGYRSVAVIVLASMYYNDPSILGLITNKTNIKVEISNNTAIVTVPANLQVYADDLMIRPKSVDLISLLESGVLDYAFEYKSVAVQHNLSYIELPKEINLSDPSLEQVYNRVTVKILVGTDDERSILIKTITYGATIPLNAENRDLAIKFIKLLLSDTGREIFNSLGQPFLEKPIFYGDVPEELKG
- a CDS encoding phosphatase PAP2 family protein, producing the protein MLKKVCYFIDYYPDLAVFISVLITSLLQAVIGNSIDVLVFAIFMMLISFAVTLPVNIIVKNMLRTKRPKNYYDHYGCVKNVFEGSFPSFHAQFAFSVATSYIVAIYFTSPESIRLLATILAILTSGVTALIVAWSRACLGVHYPVDIVGGIIIGFVTGFATAYTLVSLLKNTPMIYQIIGCMIFFASIYLLSRKARIKRASAVYINPE
- a CDS encoding phosphoadenosine phosphosulfate reductase family protein, which produces MLEVIVRSKRDADAMKAVFRTFYGEWDFRVHTLHGARSLDKALEEIKDIVDDDKFYVLLLGREDEKVAMELDHILPPNIAVHIVPRAKIRNTRIEHLAHELDVARSKIRLAVCWDNDSKTYVFMLRSGDRLPGYEYNPAYDVFLGLNTCMLEEILGGKICGTPLLVRKFGGEHDVYCGKELVGKLEIPDEGFKPTGKLFKQPDGDVGTSLDKVIEVNRKSMELYERVSKSFLSKYRDWADTVIVPWSGGKDSTAALLLALDVFPKNKIKVMFADTGTEFPQTIEYVEKIAKILGIKVHRVYAGVDKGILEEGMPMPTHSNRWCTGRKIASIENGLRDLAEGNTLIITGDRDVESRTRSARPPARHGEERVMIVSPLKLWSTAHVQLYILSKGIPMNPLYYMGFYRIGCYICPALRSWEIYIMLNNKELRQSLDKLELFRRFIEYRMKLKEK